TGCTGTATTACTAAAagcatttttctttaaaaaatattGTTATAAAAAGGTCTTTATTTTATTATCTTTTAGTATCTTTTTTATTTTCTTACTTAATCTGCTACTGAAAGGCCAAGTCTATGCTCCGGGTGCAGTGCATATGTGTGACAGCTGAGGGAGTCTTAGAAGTTACCTCAGAAGGGACCCGGTAAATCTCTGTCTGCTACTCCAAGACCAGCATCACCAGTCTGGGGGCTGAGCTTGGCACACCTGCTCTCCacattatttttttgtttaacattCTTTAATCACTGTATCTCAAGGGGACAAATAAGAAAGTTGTATTCTTTACCTTTGTTATGCATTGTTCACTAAGTATAGTTGAAATCAATTCCAAAAGATAGTACATTCATCTTAAAGTGCTTTATTGTAGTGAAAATACATCAAACTATCGTTTGATTTATACATAAGTTTGCATTACAGTCTAGGTTAAAACAGTGAATGGACTATAAAGTGACAATACACATTCATATATTACATTCATATAAATATTCATATGATGTGTGGGGCCAGATGCAACGGCTTGCGAGACCGCCGCAGCTCTgagactccggccgaactcgtacgtttttttaaagtagcaaacgtttacaaggcaaaaccaacctggttttgccttgtaaacgcttgctgctttaaaaaaacgtacgagtttgTCCTGAGTCTTGGAGCTCCGTCCAtcttgcaagccattacatccggtccGTAGTGTTATTGTAACCCAAACAACAACACATCATTTACACATCTGCTTTAGTAAGACGATCTAGAACATGACGCAAACACTAAAATGACGATTGAGCACTATTTATTCTCAGCATATTGTACTATaaggcccaaatttatcaagccttggagattgcTAAATTGCATGGTAATAAAGTATCAAcccaccagctcctaactgccatgttacaggctatgtttgaaatttGACTATtaggcgctgattggttggtactttatcaccgtgcaatttatcactctgcacggcttgataaatatgggcctaagTTGTTAAAAAATATGCTAAACAGCGCCATAACAGGAAGACAGTGCGCCCTGTGCCGTCACTTCCCCCTAAGCCATTGATGTCATACCTAGGGGGCAGGGCCACTGACTCTAGGAAGTTAATCACTGTCTAGTGCATCCTAAGCTTGACAGGCTACAGGGTGTCTGTCCAGAGTGTCCCTTGGAAGCTCCGAACAGCCTAACAGTAGCGCTACTGGCTGCAGAGTGCCTGTCCAGAGCATCCCTTGGATGCCCCAGGCTGCTCAGCAGTAGCGCTATTGGCTTCATTGTGCCATTCCAGAcaccctgcaagccacatgcagATGCCATGGGGCAGAGTGGTACCTCTCACAGGGCCTTGTGCGAAGGCATCATTGGCATACCCCCAGTTACAGCGCTAATAAAGATCACACATCTTACACAAAAACAACACAGATATATTCCACATAAAAAACTTCTAATTTTTTTACAGTATGTGCATATTTTACAGTTCACAGATCTCTACAGTGTATTTACACTATGCTACAATTCATTGCTTAAACATATGACTCTTTAGCATACTGTATCTGATCATAGATCTCAAAGATGGGCTGACTGCATCGTCGATTTAAACTCTCATGCTTGATCCTTTGACAGGATTCTGACTTGGTCCTGACAAGGTCTGACTTTGCTTTCTCAGGCTGGTGAAAAAGCTGAGTTACTCCATAGGCATTGTTCTTTTGCACATCATCATTAGAGTTGGGCTTATTGCCAGCATGAGTAGAATCAGGTGATGAGTAAGATGTAGTGTAGTCATCATGTGACACATTGTCTCTCATGGTTTGGACAGTCATACCCTTGTAGGAGGACACATTTTTATGAATGGCCTCTTCATATGATGGAGGTTTGCCAGGATTTCTTTGGTCCACCATTCTAAACACCTCATCTACAGATATTTTGCGAGCAGATTGAGGCCTCATTCTTATTACCTGGGGTTGTTGGAAACCTCTCTCTCGCACACCATTACACTCAGCTTGACTCTTATTGCGGAAACTCCGGCTCAATCCTTCTCGCTGCAATCCAGCATTATCTCCATCAGGACCCCAGCTCTGTGTTTTGGTTACCATTTTTTTGTGGTTTACATAGCAAAAGGAATTTGAATGTTTTTTTAACTCTCGTCCAACTTTGACTATGTCACTTAAGTCTTTACACTTCATAGAGAACGATTTATGTCTCGATAAATCATTTTTCTTCGGACTTAGAGGGGATACAAGTGGAGAGCTCGTAAAGACAGAACAATCTGAAAAAGAACTATCGACTGAACAGGTAGAAGATGCATTTGCTAAAAAGTCATCTGCTATGTCTGACGCATAGCTAGTATTAATTGTCAGTCCTTTCGGCATATTCCTCTTATATAAAGCTCTATCACAATATTTTTGAAGTGTATGGGTGGGAAATTCCTCATCAGTAAATGGTAGTCTTTGTTTCCTGATTGTAACATCATCTTGGCTTCTGGTTAGCTTCTGCTCTGCCACTGCGGTATCATTCTGCGAGTGAAAAATGTACGGTTCTGAGCACCTTCTGTCAATGCCATGGGTCTCAAGTTTGATTCGGGCTACAGGCAAAACTGAGAGATCACAATCTTGGTCCACTGTGCATTCCTCACCGACAGCTCTGTTGTGCCTGCACTGCTTGTCCTGGTACCTTGTTGAAGTGTTGGCATGAAACTCATGATCTGGATCAGTGCTGTCATAGGCAGAGTCATTCTGAGGAAAAGACATCTCTGGAAAAAGCGAAAATGGCATTTATTTTCTTAATGAATAGATAATAATACTCAGTTTAATTTTAGCATAATAGAAAAACAGGTTTATATGTGAaattaaattataataataaatataatatttaaaacAGTGATCTTAGGGAATTGGGATTAAGTAATTCTGACACATACCAGAATTAACCTTAAGGCAGCACCAACTCCTCTTAACAATGCCATAACATGGGATACCAGGTTTTCATGTTCCAGCAAATACCTAACACTAGGGTTTCCATACCTTAAAACAAGGTGTGTTTACACAAATGCTAATATTGCATTCATTTCTAGTACTAGTATTGGTTAAAAAGAATCAAAGCCAGTTTGGATGATTATTCTCCTGtccatgggtaaaaaaaaaaaaaattgggg
The Pseudophryne corroboree isolate aPseCor3 chromosome 4, aPseCor3.hap2, whole genome shotgun sequence DNA segment above includes these coding regions:
- the TAGAP gene encoding T-cell activation Rho GTPase-activating protein isoform X3 produces the protein MIVLSCDEEEDDEDTCALHISPKNALIFIWPYNGSIITYRSCEVKELWLDTLVWQIREVGGLEGTHIPCARLLMKVLTGCNASKALLVSNMDNSIECHTEEDAKKWQLLADMFSYEGFYHVIESNKKRKAVSWPFTLRRSSTLSESSSQPELKTTLFDQPLSFVLPKEILDILTILRGQGPLTEGIFRKAANEKARKELKEDLNCGRNRDLKSESIHLLAVVFKDFLRGIPNQLLSSELYNKWICALEKPSLDEKIEAMRRIADKLPKPNLIVLRYLICVLHHISKASDINKMDSRNLSVCIAPNMLIPHVDKNLPLEMQKELNDKVTQLVEFFIDNCFELFGDNISQLLSASEQDSLENIDTAEMSFPQNDSAYDSTDPDHEFHANTSTRYQDKQCRHNRAVGEECTVDQDCDLSVLPVARIKLETHGIDRRCSEPYIFHSQNDTAVAEQKLTRSQDDVTIRKQRLPFTDEEFPTHTLQKYCDRALYKRNMPKGLTINTSYASDIADDFLANASSTCSVDSSFSDCSVFTSSPLVSPLSPKKNDLSRHKSFSMKCKDLSDIVKVGRELKKHSNSFCYVNHKKMVTKTQSWGPDGDNAGLQREGLSRSFRNKSQAECNGVRERGFQQPQVIRMRPQSARKISVDEVFRMVDQRNPGKPPSYEEAIHKNVSSYKGMTVQTMRDNVSHDDYTTSYSSPDSTHAGNKPNSNDDVQKNNAYGVTQLFHQPEKAKSDLVRTKSESCQRIKHESLNRRCSQPIFEIYDQIQYAKESYV